DNA sequence from the Ruminococcus albus 7 = DSM 20455 genome:
GACCGGATCCTCAGGCGATGATGATTACGACATCACCAGCGCAGGCGAGCAGAAGGGTAAGGTTACTATAACTTCCGATAACTATAAGACTAAGGTCATCGACTTTAATACTGCGATCGCCAAGAAGGAAGTAACCGTAGCACCCAACGGCATCAAGGACAATGAGAAGAACACCATAACATGGGGCGAACTCATCAAGGACAGCGATGTTCTGTATACCCAGGACGGCGTAGTAGAAAAGGATAAGCCCAATGGTGGCGAGTATAACTTCGGTCTGATTTTCACACCTGAGGGTTATAACTTTGAAGATGCAAAAGAAAACGATGCAGGCGAGTACAAACTGGTTCCCAGCCAAATATTCGCAGAGTATAACGAGGCTGCTAACAACTACCTGCTGGTACTGCCCAAGAATAATAACGATGAGCAGAACAATGACGGCGATGCTGAGGAAGATGTAAAGCTTGATACCCTGACAATAGTTCCTTATGAGCTGACAAAGGATGATATCACTATCGTAGAAACCGAGTATCAGTATGACTCCAAGACTAAGGAACCTAAGGTAACAGCAACTGCACCTTACAGCGTTAAGAATTCCGATGATACCAAGTACTATACTCTGACCCTTGGTAATGTTGAAAGCCATGACGGCAAGGATGCGTTCATCGAAGGTGTTAGATACGATAATACTGTAAGTGAAAAGAATATATCTGTCAAGACCGACGATACAACCAGCGGTAACTTCACCGCAGGCGAAAAGGGTGTGGAGTTCAAGTGGTACATTAAGAATGGTACACTTGACGTTACTGTCGGTAATATCATTGACAAGGTCTACAACAGCAAACCAGTTCCCAATCCTACCATTACTGTAGTAAACCAGAACGAAGAATCTGTAAAGGGAGTTACCACTAAGTTACAGTATCAGAAGAAGGATGAGGAAACAGGCGAGTTCGGTGAAGCATTTGACGATGCACCCAAGGATGCAGGCACATACAGAGCAGTTGTAACAGCAAACGCAAACAGCTACGATGAGGGTGTCGGATACTCCAACGAATTTACTATCAGCAAGAGAACTGTAAAGGTAACTCTGACCGGACTGCCTGAAGTAGTTGGCTATAAGGATACAGAAGTAAGCTATACACTTAACAGGTATTCAAGTCATAATACTTCTTCTGGTATAATGAACGCAGATATAACAAGCGGTGAAGTTTCTGTTAACGGTAAAGTGATCATAGAAGCAGGCAAGCAGAACGGTGATCATATCACAAATGAAGATCTGCCCGAGATCACAGAAGCACTGGGCAATAACTACACATTTGAATATGATGTAGTACTCAATCTGGCAAATGCTAAGCTTGCAAGGATCGAAGTATCCACAGCTTACATCGATAAGGACGAAACGATCGATCCTGAGGATTACTTCAAGGCTTACGATGAGAACGATCTTGAGATCACCGATAGGTGCAAGGTCATCAACATTGATAATATCAACCAGGTTGGTGAGTACACCATCGAGGTAAAAGACGATTCAGTTGATACTGCTCTCACTGGTACCCTGATCGTTAAGGAGAAGTATGAAGAGATCAAGGATCTGCTGGATACTCTGTCTCCCTCTGAAGATATAGCTCTTGTAGATAAGAAGGTAATAGAAAAGGCACGCGAATCTCTGGATAATATGTCAGATGAGCAGGCTGCTAAGGTTGATCCCGAAGATATCCAGAAGCTGGAAGATCTCGAAGAAGCACTGAAGAAGTATTCAGAAGATATTGCAGCAGTAGAAGCAGTTGAAAAAACCATAGATGAACTTCCTGCAGCAGAAGAAGTTACCAAGGACGATGCTGAGGCAATAGCAGCAGCACGCGAAGCTTATGATGCACTGACAGAAGATCAGAAGTCCGCAGTTAAGGATGACTTGGTCAATAAGCTGGCAGCTGACGAAAAGGCACTGCAGGATATAGCTGACAACGAAGCAGCTGATGCAGTTGAAAATCTGATCGATGAGATAGGCGAAGTTGCTTTCGATGAAACAAGCAAGGCTAAGATCGACGCAGCAGATGAAGCTTATAATGCACTGACCGATGATCAGAAGGCACTTGTTGAGAACAAGCAGACACTTGATGATGCTAAGACAACATACGATAATCTGATCGCTGCTGATAACAATACTAAGGCAGGCGCAGTTGATGAGCTTATCAATGATATAGGCGAAGTTGCTTTCGATGAAGCAAGCAAGGCTAAGATCGACGCAGCCGATGAAGCTTATAATGCACTGACCGACGAACAGAAAGCACTTGTTCAGAACAAGCAGACACTTGATGATGCTAAGACAACATACGATAATCTGATCGCTGCTGATAACAATACTAAGGCAGGCGCAGTTGATGAGCTTATCAATGGTATAGGCGAAGTTGCTTTCGATGAAGCAAGCAAGGCTAAGATCGACGCAGCAGATGAAGCTTATAATGCACTGACTGACGATCAGAAAGAACTTGTTCAGAACAAGCAGACACTTGATGATGCTAAGACAACATACGATAATCTGAAGGCTGCAGATGATAAGAATAAGGCAGATACTGTAAAGAACGCAATAAGTGCTCTCCCTGCAGCAGAAGATGTTACTAAGGATAACGCTGAAGCTATAGCAGCAGCACAGAAGGCTTATGACGAACTTACCGACGAACAGAAGGCTCTGATCGATCCTGAAGTAGTTAAGAAGCTTACTGATGCAGCAGCAGCTGTGGCAGCTCTTGAAGATGATGACTTTGTCAAGGGTGATGTAAGCGGCGATGGTAAGATAACTGTAACTGATGTTTCTAAGGTATCAGCTTACGTAAAGGGCAAGAGCTCACTGACAGATGAAGAGATCAAGCGCGCTGACGTTAACGGCGACGGTATGGTCAACATTTCTGATGTATCTCTCCTGTCTGCTCACGTTAAAGGACGCAAGGCCATTAAATAATGATTTCTAGATTTACCATAAATTTCACGTCCTTCTAAAGATGTTCCCCCGTGTATGTTCACGGGGGAATGTCTTTTTGTAAGAAAAAAATATTGACGTTTTATATTTAGTGTGATATAATATATATGTAGTTAGTCAATACTAATCAACAAAAGGAAAGTGTTTATGAAATCAGCAATAAAAATACTTGATTCCAAAAAGGAGTTCAGAGAAGAGATCGAAAAGATCCTTGAAAAGAAACAATGTGAAGAATTATGGCACAGGGCTGCATCAAGGCTTAACAGCTATCTTGAAAGATATAAGGATCTCCCTGAGGGTGTCCGATCACATACAGATGAAAAGATATTCCCTGCGGCTGCGATGTACCTTAGCGCTAAAGAATTCATGACTGATGAACAGGCTTATTCGGTCATTGAGAATTCATCCATTAAGATATGTAATAAGATAGGTCCGCTTAAAGCTTTAATGAAGATACCCTTTATGCCAGGATTATTCATAAAGATGTGGGACATTGTGACTAAGAAAAGCTTTGGGTCTGCCTGTGGATTTGAAAACAGATTTTACCCTAAAGAAAAAGGTGCTTACCGTATGGATATCCTTGAATGCCCGTACTGCAGATACTTTACTGAACTTGGGTGCCCCGAGCTTACAAAGATATTCTGTGAGAATGATGAGCGAGTTTACGGGGATCTGCCCGGTATCGTATTTGAACGTAAAGGAACGCTGGGCAAGGGTGCAGACAGGTGCGATTTTTACATAAGAAAGACGTGATCGTTTACCGATAATAATAAAAAGAAGTCTGTGAGTTCATGCTCGCAGACTTCTTTCCGTATTATCAAATTTATAATGTGTTCAGGCTTTCTTTACCTTTTTCACAAGCACAACAATCTCGTGTGCCAAAAGCGGCATTATGGAGAGCACAAGTACCAGTCCCCACATAGGAAGTGTCATCTGAACTGTATCGAATATATTTCTGAAAAACGGTATCTCGGTAACTGCAAGCTGACCAAGAAGACCTACTGCAAAAGCAAGTATCATTATCTTGTTATCCAGATGATTGAATTTGAACAGTGAAGTCTCTGTATCACGCATACCTATCGCATGGAAAAGTTCGGATACGGCAAGAGTGCAGAATGCAAGTGTCTGTGACTGCATGAGTATCTGCTTATCGGAAAAACGATCAATGATATTTTTAAGAGTGTATGCTGTTCCCGAAGCTGAAAGATCCCTGATAGGAGCGTACAGGAAAGCGATGAGAGTTACCACAGCAATTATCACGCTGTAAAGACCTACCTTGAAATATCCGCCGTCAGCGAAGATTGATTCGCCGTTCTTACGGGGTCTCTTGTTCATAACGTCAGATGACGAGTTGGGGTCAACACCCAGGGCAAAGCAAGGGAGGGAGTCGGTTAGAAGGTTTACCCACAGTATGTGTACAGCTTTCAGCGGTGCTGCAAAGCCTGCAGCGATAGCCGCAAACATCACAACTACCTCGCTGATATTAGATGAAAGGGCAAAGAGGATAGACTTCTTTACGTTCTCATAGATGTTTCTGCCTTCCTTGACAGCCTTTTCTATGGTGGTGAATTTATCGTCCTGAAGCACGATATCTGCGGCACCCTTGGCAACATCGGTACCTGTTATACCCATTGCAACGCCGACATCAGCTGCTTTCAGCGAGGGTGCATCGTTAACGCCGTCACCTGTCATAGAAGCGATATTGTTGTTAGCCTGTATCGCCTTGACTATCTTTACCTTATGTTCGGGTGAAACTCTTGCAAATATGGAGAGACCAGAAACTCTGTTACGGAGTTCTTCATCGCTCATCTCGTCAAGCTCGTGACCCATTACACACTCATCGGGTCTTTCTGCTATGCCCAGCTTTTTGGCGATAGCAAGGGCGGTATCCTTGTGGTCGCCAGTTATCATTACAGTCTTGATACCTGCACGCTTGAAGGTCTTGATAGATTCCACTACCTCGGGTCTTTCGGGGTCTATCATACCTATCATGCCGATGTAGGTGAGTCCCTGCTCAACAGCGTCCCTGTTATCCTCACGTACAGCAAGTGAAAGCACTCTCAGCGCTTCAAAGGACATTTCAGACATAGCGTTTGATATAAGAGCCATATCCTCATTTGTTATCTCACGCACAGTGCCGTTTACCCTGATGTGGGTACAGCGCATGAGCAGTTCATCGGTGGAGCCTTTGGTGTAGGATATTATCTTTCCGTCCTCGGTGGTGTGGACGGTGGTCATAAGCTTTCTTTCCGAGTCGAAAGCCTTCTCGTTGATACGTGGTACAGACTTTTCTGTAACGGACTTTTCTATACCGTATCTCTTGGCAAAGGCTACGAGAGCAGTCTCGGTAGGGTCGCCTACCTCGGTGCCGTCGGATGCTATCGAAGCATCGTTGCAAAGCATAAGACCCTTGATGAGGGTATCATGCTTATCCTTGTCAAGTGTATCAAGGTCGATGTACTCACCGTTCTCGAATGCCTTTACAACGGTCATCCTGTTCTGTGTAAGTGTGCCTGTCTTATCGGAACAAACATAGCTTACAGCACCAAGAGTCTCAACGGCGGGCATATTCTTTACAATGGCGTTTATCTTAGCCATTCTCTGCATACCCAGAGCCAGCACTATGGTAACGATAGTGGGTATACCCTCGGGTATAGCTGCAACAGCAAGTGAAACGGCTGTCATCAGGAGTTCAAGCACCTCTCTGCCCTGTACGATGCCTATAAGGAACACTATGGCGCATATAACGATAACTGCTATGCCGAGGGTACGGCTGAGTTCGTTCATGCCCTTCTGCAGGGGTGAGGGCTTTTCCTTCTCCTGTCCAACCATATCGGCTATCTTTCCTATCTGTGTATCCATACCCGTATGTACTACCTCGCCTATACCTCTTCCGTAGGTAACGACAGTGGTCATATATGCAAGGTCAAGGCGGTCGCCTATACCTGTCTTTTCATCAGCTACGAACTTCTCATCCTTCTCGACAGGAACAGATTCGCCTGTGAGCGCCTTTTCGTCCATCATCAGGCGTGCTGTTTCAAGCAGTTTCAGGTCGGCAGGGACTTGCTTTCCGGCTTCCAGTACAACGATATCGCCTACAACAAGTTCCTCCGAGGATATTTCCTTGGTCTCGCCGTCACGTATAACAGTGGCTTTCAGCACAGACATTTTCTTCAGTGCATCAAGTGCCTTCTGTGCTTTGCCTTCCTGTACTACGCCTATCACCGCATTGGCTATGACGATAACGAGCATGATTATCGCTTCGCCGTAGTCATGCAGTATTATGGATATGATGATAGCCGCACCCAGTATCGCATTAGTGAAATTAAGTATCTGTGCGAGGAACATCTGCAATACTGTTTTTTGCTTTTCCTCTTTCAGGCAGTTTCGTCCGTTTTCGAGCAGACGTTTTTCGGCTTCAGCCTGAGAAAGCCCTGTGAATTTACTCATAGCAGTATTTACTCCTTTTCATCAAATGATGCATATCTGCACTAGTGATTACTATTATAACATTTTGTTCATTCTTTGTCAACGCTGAAAATGGTAATATGGTAAAGTTTGATATTATATATCAATTCATAAATATATATTGAACTGTTCAAGAAAATTATGATATAATATATCGGAGTAAATAGATTCAAAACTAATGCTTTATCAGTCGAAGTGGAGAGCGATCTTGCTGCCCGTATATCGAATGATGAAGAAAAGATCCTTACTGCCCATAACGAATTTTCGGAAAGGCATTGTTTATAAGGAAGTTAACGATATGAAGAGATTAAGGCTATAGAAAAACTTAGCCGGTTTTTGATCGAGGTGAAATTATGGCTACCATAACATTGAGAAAAAGTAAATTTGACGGATTGGGAAGCGTACTTGACAAGCTTTGCTCGAGCTTTGGAAATTATGACGCTACTATGAAGGAACTCAAGCGTTCTGCGGGTGGTGTTGACAGCTCTACCTGCAATCTGGAAGACGTTATTGATGATATTTCCAATTCTGAAGAAAGCAAAGAAGAAAAGGTCAAGAGGGCGAAAGAACTTAAATCCAAGCTGGATACCTTTGTTAAATCTGCAGTTCAGCGTGAAAAAGATGCGGCAGATGAGATAGTAAAGAAGAAAAAAGAATTCTATAAGAAATACGATTACCTCAAACCGGACTCTGAGAAGAGTTTCTGGGAGAGGATGGGAGATAAGATCTCAGGTGCTGCAAAAGCCATTGGAAAATGGATGCTGGATCATCTTGATGTGATCATTGCTGCAGTAATTATTATTGCGGCAATAGTCATATGTGTTTTCTGTCCTGCGACTGCGATCGCGATCATCGGAATAGTAGTGAGCGCTCTATCGGCAGTGATGGGAATTGCAGATCTTGTATGCATGGCTACTCACGGCGGCAAGGATATTGCTCCTGTTCTGGCTGATAGCGGACATGGTACTTTAGCAAAGATATGGAAAGGAACAAGCACCGGATTAGATGTCGCTTCTATGATCCTGCCTGTGGGTGCGGGTATAAAATCTGCTATGACAGTCGGCAAAAAAACGTTTGCTCAGGCTTCTAAAGCTATGCTGAAAGATACATGGAAGAGTATCAAAGGTATCCCCAAGGGTATTAAAGATGGTTTTGCCGCCTTTAAAACTGCTTGTAAGTCTGATGGCTTTATGAAAACATTAGGCAAAACTGCATGGGGCGGATTCAAGAGCTTAACAGGACTTGATGATATCGCAGAACTGAAGAATATCGGAAAGATAAAGAACAATTCTTTAGTAGCTCTTTCGAGTAAAAACTGGGATGTAGATCTTGACAATATGCGTATGACACCTAAAACGGATAAAGCTCGGAATGCACTTGAAGATGCTAGTAACAAGTTAAATCTGAATGCGAAGTTGGATTCTGTTCCATTAACTAAGAACGGTAAACTGATCGATGTTGATTGGGATAAGATCAGTATGAAGATAGACCTGCCTGATGGGGGAGGTACAATAACACACCTTGGTAAGGATCAGGGCTTTGATATGAAAAACCTGGGATTTGGCGGTGTTAGAGGAAAGGATTATGATTATGCTGTCGAAAAGTTTATAAGTACAGATTATGACAGATTTGGTAATTCAATTAGAAATGAAATATATGGTAATGCCGGTTCAAGAGTCAATACTACTCTTAATGATGTCTTTGGCACAAATGGTGTAAGATATACTTCAACCAGTAAGAAAACAGGTTTGTTTAACTCTTCCGGATTTACTGCTCACGAAAATTATAACATGATGTATGAACATTTTGTTCCTACTGAACTTCATGATATAATATCTCATAGTGGCGGTACTTCTCATTTAGTGAATGAAATCAGTAAAATCAGGAATATTGATCATTTATTTATGAGAAGTGGTGTAAGTACATTAATTAATGGTACGCAGGCTGTTTTATCGGATTAATGAAAGGAAATTAAGTTATGTTTTTTAGAAAACCCAAAAAGGAAAAAAAAGAAAACGAAAAAATAACCAATTCAGTTTTTGGAGATCTTGAATTTATTGACTGTGCCTGGGAAGGAGATTCGGTAAGTTCTTTGTTTGGTGAAGAAAAAACTATTGATCTGTATGTATATGCTGATGAAGATGAAAAGATCATTGAAGAGAACCAGGAAAAAGTTTATCAGAATTATATTCGTAATCGGACGGAAATTGAAGAGGCTGTCAGAAAAGTGATCTTTAAAGAATTTAAGCTTCCGGAAGATTTTGATCTCAGTTCACGTTTCAGAGAGAGTTCCATAATTGTGACCTGTGACGGTAATTGCGGCATAGCCATCGTTGACAACACGTATGAAATGGGACATAACCGTTTTAAATTTGTGGTCGAAACCGAACCGGACTACGAATTCACAGATTCAGAAGAGTATTATTTAGAAACTAAATGACATCGCAGCTATTATGGAGCTGCCGGATCGAAGTAATATGAAAAATCTGCATACTTAACAACTGATACCGAAAATTTCATAAAACACAACAAAGCATGGAGTCACAAATCGGGACTCCATGCTTGATGTACAATATGGGGATATATGTGCGAAATTTTTTATTTGTTATTCTTTTACAAATTCAAAAAGATCACCTGGCTGACAATCGAGTGCATCGCATATAGCGTTCATAGTTTCAAAACGTATGCCTTTCATCTTGCTGGTTTTAAGGTTGGATAGGTTGACGTTTGACATCCCGACTTTTTCTGCCAGCTCATTCAAGGACATTTTGCGGTCAGCCATTATTCTGTCAAGTCTGATTATTATAGCCATATAGTACCACCTTTACGCAATAAGGTCGTTTTCCTGCTGAAGTTTGAGACCGTAAACGAAAACTTCGGATATTAAACCGATGATTATACTTATTCCGATGACCAGGATGTTCATTGTATTATAGTTAAGCACTCTGCAATATTCATGTTCTGAGATCGGTGTTGTAGTATAGGGCGGAACTAATGCACCGGTAACAAACAGGATAAATCCCATAATACGCAGCTTTGTGATTATCTTTTTTGAAAAAGGCTTTCCTGTTTTGCGTATCTCAAGCAGTATCATCGCGAGAAGTCCCAACTCTGAAAAAATCGCTAAAGTGTAGATCCCATTTATCAGTAGTTCGATCATTTGAGGATTGTTGATGTAGCTGATAAACTCACATATAGCTACAACTAATGATGTAAAGCATAAAAGACCGATCACTACTGAGTTAATGATAGAACGTTTTTTTAGTTTTTCGGATATTTTGGGGTTCATAACAACATCTCCTTTTAAAGTAACACTTTAATTATTTTAAGTTTTCCTCGGCCGGTGAGTATATTGTATCACAAGAATTAAAGTGTGTCAATAAGTATTTAAAGTAATGCTTTAAATAACGTGATGATGTACAATTAGTGTGGCTAATATCAGCTTGGAATTGTTTGATATCACAAGAATGGTAAGTGCTATAATCGAAAACAGTAGTAATATGAAATATATCTGCAGAAAAAATGATCCAAGGAGTGAGGTCAATGAATAGTATAGAAAATAAGACTTTTGATAAGGAAAGAGCCTTATATAATGTCCGTGATACTATTGTAAAGGGATGTACCTTTGCAGGTGCTGCCGATGGTGAATCTGTTCTGAAAGAAACAAGGAATATTATTATAGACAGCTGTACTTTTTCGCTTCGTTACCCTATATGGCACGCCAAAAAGTATGAACTGAGGAACTCAAAGCTTGACGAAAAAACCAGAGCATCACTGTGGTACTCCGATGAGGGGATCATTGAAAATACTGATATTACCGGAGTTAAGGCGCTCAGAGAATGTAAAGATACGGTAATAAAAAATTGCAGGATAGAGTCACCTGAATTTGGTTGGAAAACTTTGGGTACAAAAATATCTGAGAGCAGGATCGTATCGGAGTATATTTTCTTAGATGCCATGGATATTGAGATAGACAGGCTCGACTTCAAAGGAAAGTATTCATTCCAGTATGTCAGGGATATGAGAATAACAAATTCGGTACTTGATACGAAAGATGCTTTCTGGCACGCAAAAAATGTTACAGTAGTGGATTCTGTAATAAAGGGCGAGTATCTTGCATGGTTCTCTGAAGGTCTGACATTGATAAGGTGTAAGGTGATCGGCACACAGCCGCTGTGCTATTGCAAGGATCTGAAACTTATAGACTGCGAAATGACAGACTGTGATCTTTCTTTTGAATATTCTGATGTGGAAGCTGATATCAAGGGACATATCGATTCGGTAAAAAATCCGAGATCGTGCAGGATAATCGCTGACAGCATAGGTGAGATAATCAAAGAAGAATCGATCATAGAAAGTAATGCAGAGATCATTATAAACAAAACATCAACATAGGCAAATATTTCTACGGCAAAAAAACGGGTTGCTGATATTATCAATGCGATCATTTATGAAATAATGTGACATTATATACATTAAGCTGTTTATAGTTGCAATTATTGTGTATGTGCTAAAAATGCAGAAGCCTCACTAAAATGTGAGCCTTCTGCATTTTATGTATTTCTTGCTTTGTCAGTGATCACCGCATCTGTGATTACCGCAGGAATGTCCTTCGCCATGTTCATGCCCATGGTGATCGCAGGTGGGGGCAGAGTTTTGTAAAAGTGTATTGGCAAGAAATGCCTTTACTGCTTCATCGGCACTTCCCATATTGCCTCCGTAGAGAGTGATGCCTGCCTCCTGCATAGCCATCTGAGCGCCACCGCCGATACCTCCGCAGATAAGTACATCAACATCTGCATTTTTGAGGAATCCTGCAAGAGCGCCGTGTCCTGTGCCGTTTGTACCTACTACCTGTTCACTGAGGATCTTGCCGTCGGCAACATCGTAGAGCTTGAATTGTTCGGTCCTGCCAAAATGTTGAAATATAAGTCCGTTTTCATAGGTTACTGCGATTCTCATTATCGTACTTCCTTTCTGATTGATCATTTCTGATATTGTGTTGTAAAGAGTATAGTTTCCACCGGAAATCATGATGCGTCTGCCTTCTACAAGAGCTTGAGCCAGCTTTTTTCTTGCGCTTTCATATATTGCGGTTACAGTTGTTCTTGCAACGTTCATATCAGCAGCGCACTCCTCCTGAGTTTTTCCATTATAGTCAATAAGACGTATAGTTTCAAACTCGTCAAGTGATATTGTAACTGTGTCATTTGCCATATCCTGATCAGGTGCAAAGCTCCAGTAATCGGGATAACAGCAGATCCGTCTTGCTTTCTGTGGTCTGGGCATATCAGCATCTCCTTCCTGACTTATGTCAATTATAACACGATTTCTGACTTATGTCAATAATAAGAATGTTTTCATTTGTTATGAAAAGCACAAAAGCTGCATAGAAATGCAGCCTTTGTGCTTTTAAGCTAATGTTAGGTGTATTTGGAGAAATCCTATTAAATAAAATGAAATTTTCAGCTATACAAATAATGTACAGCGTCCCGTGCTCCGATAGTATTCTATCAGACGTTCTATATCGGCACGGGTGCATCCAAGTTTGACTGCCAGGCAGTCTATGCAGAAAAACTCATCGGCACCTCGGTTTATCAGTTTTCGGTGGATCGCGATATCATCAGCATAGAGCGTTTTGCCGCATTCCTTGCAGGTCTTGAAGTTTGCCATCAGAGTTTTACTACTTTCGCTATGAACATGGCACAATCGTGTGAATCGAGCTGTGTTACATAGCGCTCGGTATATGTTCCTACTGATGAATGTGAATAGCAGTCATACATATCCAGACCTCTGCCCGAGAATACCGGCAGACCGATATCGTAAAACTGCAGCGACATTTCAGCTCGCTTATCGCTCAGGTTGAAAAGACCTATAGCATAATCACCAGTAGAAAGTGGCTTTACCAGAGCAAAGACATTCTCAGGGTTGTTCCACTGTCTTATGATGTAAGGACCTCTGCACTCAATGTCCTGATTTATTGAGATGATGTCCTTGTTGGTAAGTATCTCTTTAGCGGCAGCATCCATTTTTCTGATATCACAGCCTATCATAAGCGGAGAATTCATAATTGCCCACAGTGCAAAGTGAGTCTTGTACTCAATGTCTGTGCAGCCGCCAACAACACTTCCAAGCACCTCCGCATTGTCACCCTTGCCGTGCATACCAACTACAAGCATATCCATATCGTTGTGACAGTATGATCCGCTGTATGGCTGATGTGAGACCTGTGAGTCAAATATACTCTTTATACTGAACCAGTTGTCTTGTATATCTCCTGTAGAACGGAACATATGCGCACCCGAGGAGCGGATCCAGTCGAGAACATTATCGTTTCCCCAGTTGCAGG
Encoded proteins:
- a CDS encoding dockerin type I domain-containing protein, with the protein product MARNLSKDLKRMVAGLCAVLIVGGAVPLQPLVNFGGTIKAAATDIEATYTKDSPELVDGVILKKGESIDLTGTNNRCHFYTDTKVDMYSDGSFTSHTNWWNGVTRIYVDDQGNVKAYVGTGSNPYTTTFIPNDGYTFKFRYDKIEEIIEAYQVPNYVKAESISDLNKMIECPNENEAYEWAFSHLNEVGHDSDFLVIVRKLEDDYDVYWYDPSLESIYHCSKTETEISEYMEVGNTVYYIPDVVKTATLSPGGFVEGDDYAVVGNVTEVSPGDVVTIYSNKKFKTDKDYTTLDFEKNPDTEGDYEDFKYKCTMTVNDQATFGENEVISFIEEYKVTLNFQDLTETDYAVDYDSNDVYVTDYVDIYTNKRFYLNDTNKDYIHYDWGTQDGGFIFNGNTYLYKYHVTFPNYPLEENGTATFIAEKNVDLEFNDMVEGMDYVVEGGLDYAYVKDGSVIYSNQSITTDISKAQLVESIRKDGFTYNEKNYKFKYDVTYPETLNTGDTVTFTHVHEYGNPHVDTVNKPDTILAECIGENGENVGTVELALLQPKEVYHYGDLPVVEDVVIKPEQVPNGITKIEPLSLSIRKADKATTQETFTDFGEYELSAVVNVGYDGKDVPCTITKTVMYAPRSLTGDENSSSTDPGYTGCQFFLKTKVTSEEQQTPKYDETLLKVENGVVTIPENTFTYNGEEQKPTIVVKNTINGTVTELTQKYITSTVEAKEGATPDNEFYEFKISAVESADPETDPEKYTGEATIKWRIEKAENTLELTPKDDIVYDGEKLDINDFNADDKDDILNDDNIKLEFEGSKGYEYIAPDDAETPYQLTEADNGKLLTPTVGFTYNVPTGENVTYQAIEYSVENNEVKSEVIPSNEVISRISIENIEDHDFLVIYGLGESPLDGFYIKENVRDRASVTFEDNVVTLHIFNDEVYELKTGSSGDDDYDITSAGEQKGKVTITSDNYKTKVIDFNTAIAKKEVTVAPNGIKDNEKNTITWGELIKDSDVLYTQDGVVEKDKPNGGEYNFGLIFTPEGYNFEDAKENDAGEYKLVPSQIFAEYNEAANNYLLVLPKNNNDEQNNDGDAEEDVKLDTLTIVPYELTKDDITIVETEYQYDSKTKEPKVTATAPYSVKNSDDTKYYTLTLGNVESHDGKDAFIEGVRYDNTVSEKNISVKTDDTTSGNFTAGEKGVEFKWYIKNGTLDVTVGNIIDKVYNSKPVPNPTITVVNQNEESVKGVTTKLQYQKKDEETGEFGEAFDDAPKDAGTYRAVVTANANSYDEGVGYSNEFTISKRTVKVTLTGLPEVVGYKDTEVSYTLNRYSSHNTSSGIMNADITSGEVSVNGKVIIEAGKQNGDHITNEDLPEITEALGNNYTFEYDVVLNLANAKLARIEVSTAYIDKDETIDPEDYFKAYDENDLEITDRCKVINIDNINQVGEYTIEVKDDSVDTALTGTLIVKEKYEEIKDLLDTLSPSEDIALVDKKVIEKARESLDNMSDEQAAKVDPEDIQKLEDLEEALKKYSEDIAAVEAVEKTIDELPAAEEVTKDDAEAIAAAREAYDALTEDQKSAVKDDLVNKLAADEKALQDIADNEAADAVENLIDEIGEVAFDETSKAKIDAADEAYNALTDDQKALVENKQTLDDAKTTYDNLIAADNNTKAGAVDELINDIGEVAFDEASKAKIDAADEAYNALTDEQKALVQNKQTLDDAKTTYDNLIAADNNTKAGAVDELINGIGEVAFDEASKAKIDAADEAYNALTDDQKELVQNKQTLDDAKTTYDNLKAADDKNKADTVKNAISALPAAEDVTKDNAEAIAAAQKAYDELTDEQKALIDPEVVKKLTDAAAAVAALEDDDFVKGDVSGDGKITVTDVSKVSAYVKGKSSLTDEEIKRADVNGDGMVNISDVSLLSAHVKGRKAIK
- a CDS encoding L-2-amino-thiazoline-4-carboxylic acid hydrolase, with the translated sequence MKSAIKILDSKKEFREEIEKILEKKQCEELWHRAASRLNSYLERYKDLPEGVRSHTDEKIFPAAAMYLSAKEFMTDEQAYSVIENSSIKICNKIGPLKALMKIPFMPGLFIKMWDIVTKKSFGSACGFENRFYPKEKGAYRMDILECPYCRYFTELGCPELTKIFCENDERVYGDLPGIVFERKGTLGKGADRCDFYIRKT
- a CDS encoding cation-translocating P-type ATPase; translated protein: MSKFTGLSQAEAEKRLLENGRNCLKEEKQKTVLQMFLAQILNFTNAILGAAIIISIILHDYGEAIIMLVIVIANAVIGVVQEGKAQKALDALKKMSVLKATVIRDGETKEISSEELVVGDIVVLEAGKQVPADLKLLETARLMMDEKALTGESVPVEKDEKFVADEKTGIGDRLDLAYMTTVVTYGRGIGEVVHTGMDTQIGKIADMVGQEKEKPSPLQKGMNELSRTLGIAVIVICAIVFLIGIVQGREVLELLMTAVSLAVAAIPEGIPTIVTIVLALGMQRMAKINAIVKNMPAVETLGAVSYVCSDKTGTLTQNRMTVVKAFENGEYIDLDTLDKDKHDTLIKGLMLCNDASIASDGTEVGDPTETALVAFAKRYGIEKSVTEKSVPRINEKAFDSERKLMTTVHTTEDGKIISYTKGSTDELLMRCTHIRVNGTVREITNEDMALISNAMSEMSFEALRVLSLAVREDNRDAVEQGLTYIGMIGMIDPERPEVVESIKTFKRAGIKTVMITGDHKDTALAIAKKLGIAERPDECVMGHELDEMSDEELRNRVSGLSIFARVSPEHKVKIVKAIQANNNIASMTGDGVNDAPSLKAADVGVAMGITGTDVAKGAADIVLQDDKFTTIEKAVKEGRNIYENVKKSILFALSSNISEVVVMFAAIAAGFAAPLKAVHILWVNLLTDSLPCFALGVDPNSSSDVMNKRPRKNGESIFADGGYFKVGLYSVIIAVVTLIAFLYAPIRDLSASGTAYTLKNIIDRFSDKQILMQSQTLAFCTLAVSELFHAIGMRDTETSLFKFNHLDNKIMILAFAVGLLGQLAVTEIPFFRNIFDTVQMTLPMWGLVLVLSIMPLLAHEIVVLVKKVKKA